The Shewanella sp. NFH-SH190041 genome has a window encoding:
- the rsfS gene encoding ribosome silencing factor translates to MQSAELKAFVVDKIDDLKAKDIVTFDVSNQSTITDYMVICSGTSSTHVRAMAEYAVKEAKQANIEILGVEGRDGSEWVLVDFGGVILHVMQEQTRDFYQLEKLWAENA, encoded by the coding sequence GTGCAGAGCGCGGAGTTAAAAGCATTTGTAGTCGATAAAATTGACGACCTGAAAGCCAAAGATATTGTTACTTTTGACGTATCTAACCAATCCACCATCACAGATTACATGGTGATCTGCTCCGGTACTTCTAGCACCCATGTGCGCGCAATGGCTGAATATGCCGTTAAAGAAGCCAAGCAGGCCAATATTGAAATCCTCGGCGTTGAAGGCCGTGATGGTAGTGAGTGGGTTTTGGTGGACTTTGGCGGTGTTATTCTGCATGTCATGCAGGAGCAAACCCGTGATTTCTATCAACTGGAAAAACTCTGGGCTGAAAACGCCTAA
- a CDS encoding septal ring lytic transglycosylase RlpA family protein: MSTKSLIQILPLAAALLLGGCAGGDRYSMSSDKAPANAPDVSKLENAHPRYEPYSRQGNKRYTVLGKTYNVMPSGQGFTQQGLASWYGAKFHGHLTSNGETYDMYSMSAAHKTLPLPSYVKVTNLDNQRQVIVRVNDRGPFHDGRIIDLSYAAAAKLDMLKTGTASVKIEALTFAPPTTDSVIGLGDKQQFIQIAAAKDRQRLIALSKELSAKYQLESRLLQQGELYKLQLGPIGYPRLAQELLETIRANGYPESYLILPAAG; the protein is encoded by the coding sequence ATGTCCACTAAATCCCTGATACAAATCCTACCGCTAGCCGCCGCCCTATTATTAGGCGGCTGCGCGGGAGGCGATAGATACAGTATGTCCAGCGATAAAGCACCGGCCAATGCGCCGGACGTATCCAAATTGGAAAATGCCCACCCCAGATATGAGCCTTACAGCCGACAGGGCAATAAGCGTTATACCGTGCTGGGCAAAACCTATAATGTGATGCCTTCCGGCCAAGGCTTTACCCAACAGGGATTGGCCAGTTGGTATGGGGCTAAATTTCACGGCCATCTGACATCCAATGGCGAAACCTATGATATGTATTCCATGTCAGCGGCCCATAAGACATTGCCATTACCCAGTTATGTCAAAGTGACCAATTTGGACAACCAACGCCAGGTGATCGTCCGGGTCAATGACCGCGGCCCATTCCATGATGGCAGGATTATTGATCTGTCCTATGCGGCAGCTGCAAAACTAGATATGCTCAAAACCGGCACGGCATCGGTCAAAATTGAAGCGTTAACCTTTGCACCACCGACAACAGATTCTGTTATCGGGCTGGGGGATAAACAACAGTTCATCCAAATTGCGGCGGCCAAAGACCGGCAGCGTTTAATCGCATTAAGCAAAGAGCTATCAGCCAAATACCAGCTGGAAAGTCGTCTGTTACAACAGGGCGAACTGTATAAACTGCAACTTGGGCCAATCGGTTATCCCCGGCTGGCGCAAGAATTATTGGAAACAATCCGTGCCAATGGCTATCCGGAAAGTTACCTAATTTTACCGGCCGCCGGGTAA
- the mrdA gene encoding penicillin-binding protein 2, whose product MSPNKRITMHDHAAEASLFKRRALFTFVCVIGLLSILLGNLYHLQITSYKDYATRSNDNRIRIVPLPPSRGLIYDRHGVLLAENQPFYSLDVVPEKVKNLQATLDDLAKVIPISKEEREDFTKALKHHRRFNPLTLINRLTEQEVAEFSVNQYRFPGITVEAGLKRYYPYGDVLTHALGYVGRINSRDRETLERTDQWHEYAGTKFIGKQGIERYYEPVLHGKPGHLEEEVNNRGRTIRTLEVTQPTPGKDIYLTLDLELQQKAMELLAGRRGSVVAIDPRNGGILALVSSPSYDPNQFVHGISGKDYSELLNNKSRPLINRATQGQYAPASTVKPILALLGLEEKAVTEKTRIWDPGFWQIPGVEHKYRDWKRWGHGWVDVYHSIIDSCDTFFYEMAYKLGIDKISHFMNKFGFGESSGVDIYEEASGMMPSREWKQHKYRQPWYIGDTISVGIGQGYWTTTPLQLAAAITILANKGRRFTPHLLKSIKNEDGSLNTPVDEKSPIVLKNPKNWIIINEAMRLTAHKSRFTDAKYTAAMKTGTAQVFSVAQGEKYDHDNVAERLRDNALIVAYAPYEHPRIVLAVVLENAGWGGANAGPVARALLDEYILRDNKGKSAK is encoded by the coding sequence GTGTCGCCAAACAAGCGAATTACCATGCATGATCACGCTGCGGAGGCGTCGCTATTCAAGCGCCGCGCGCTGTTCACTTTTGTTTGTGTGATTGGTTTGCTGTCCATTTTGCTGGGCAATCTGTACCACCTGCAAATCACCTCTTATAAAGATTATGCCACCCGCTCCAATGATAACCGGATCAGAATTGTGCCGCTGCCACCGAGCCGGGGCTTGATCTATGACCGCCATGGCGTCCTGCTAGCGGAAAACCAACCATTCTACTCCTTGGATGTGGTGCCGGAAAAAGTCAAAAACCTGCAGGCCACCTTGGATGATCTCGCCAAAGTTATTCCTATCAGTAAAGAAGAACGGGAAGATTTTACTAAAGCACTAAAACATCACCGGCGCTTTAACCCACTGACGTTAATCAATCGCCTGACCGAGCAGGAAGTGGCAGAGTTCAGTGTTAACCAATACCGTTTCCCCGGCATTACTGTCGAGGCAGGTTTAAAACGTTACTATCCCTATGGTGATGTGCTGACCCACGCCCTTGGCTATGTTGGCCGGATTAACTCCCGTGACCGAGAAACGCTCGAGCGCACAGATCAATGGCATGAATATGCCGGAACTAAATTTATCGGTAAGCAGGGGATTGAACGTTATTACGAGCCGGTATTACATGGTAAACCGGGTCACCTGGAAGAAGAGGTCAATAACCGTGGCCGAACAATCCGCACCCTGGAAGTGACCCAACCCACACCGGGCAAAGATATTTATCTCACGCTGGATTTGGAACTCCAGCAAAAAGCCATGGAACTGCTCGCGGGTCGCCGCGGCAGCGTGGTAGCCATTGACCCTCGCAATGGCGGTATTCTGGCTTTGGTTTCCAGCCCCAGCTATGACCCCAATCAGTTTGTCCATGGCATCAGTGGCAAAGACTATAGTGAGCTACTTAATAATAAATCTCGCCCGCTAATTAACCGTGCGACACAAGGTCAGTATGCTCCGGCATCGACGGTTAAACCGATTCTGGCGCTGTTGGGATTGGAAGAAAAAGCGGTAACCGAAAAAACCCGTATCTGGGATCCCGGTTTTTGGCAAATTCCCGGGGTTGAGCATAAATATCGCGATTGGAAACGCTGGGGACACGGTTGGGTAGATGTTTATCACTCCATTATCGATTCCTGCGATACCTTCTTTTATGAAATGGCCTACAAGCTGGGAATTGATAAGATCTCCCACTTTATGAATAAATTTGGGTTTGGTGAAAGCTCAGGTGTCGATATTTATGAAGAAGCCTCCGGTATGATGCCATCACGGGAGTGGAAACAGCATAAATACCGTCAACCTTGGTATATCGGCGATACCATTTCTGTTGGGATTGGACAGGGGTACTGGACCACGACGCCACTGCAGTTAGCTGCCGCCATTACTATTTTAGCGAATAAAGGCCGACGCTTTACACCGCACCTGCTCAAATCCATCAAAAATGAGGATGGTAGTTTAAATACTCCCGTGGATGAAAAATCACCTATTGTCCTTAAAAATCCAAAAAACTGGATCATTATCAATGAAGCGATGCGGCTCACAGCTCATAAATCACGCTTCACGGATGCCAAATACACAGCGGCAATGAAAACCGGTACTGCTCAGGTGTTTTCGGTGGCCCAAGGGGAAAAATACGATCATGATAATGTGGCCGAACGGCTACGAGATAACGCCTTGATTGTTGCTTATGCCCCCTATGAACATCCACGCATTGTATTGGCGGTTGTTCTGGAAAACGCTGGCTGGGGCGGCGCCAATGCAGGCCCGGTGGCCCGGGCATTGTTAGATGAATATATTTTGCGAGATAACAAAGGGAAAAGTGCCAAATGA
- the lptE gene encoding LPS assembly lipoprotein LptE: MLKKCLTLRSFSPKALGSALLALVILTSAGCGFHLQGNYFIPPALTTLHLSSQDQYSELTQLVRERLRLSSVKLVDAEAKVANLRLIRDKLERATLSLYPTGNVAEYELIYKVEFSVALPGKDAGFYHVEIRRDYLDDPRTALAKSREMELLTREMRAQAADRIVQTLASIEVN, from the coding sequence ATGCTGAAAAAATGTCTGACATTACGCAGTTTTTCACCTAAAGCACTGGGTTCTGCACTGCTGGCACTGGTTATTCTGACCAGTGCCGGTTGTGGTTTTCATCTCCAGGGGAATTATTTTATTCCCCCGGCGTTGACGACCCTTCACCTGAGCAGTCAGGACCAGTACAGCGAACTGACGCAACTGGTTCGTGAGCGTCTGCGGCTAAGCAGTGTCAAACTGGTGGACGCTGAGGCCAAAGTCGCTAATTTGCGACTTATCCGTGACAAGCTGGAACGGGCCACCCTGTCCCTGTATCCCACCGGCAACGTTGCCGAGTATGAATTGATTTATAAGGTAGAGTTTTCTGTTGCTCTGCCAGGTAAAGATGCGGGCTTCTACCATGTTGAGATCCGCCGCGATTATCTTGATGACCCCCGTACCGCACTGGCAAAAAGCCGGGAAATGGAGCTGTTAACCCGGGAAATGCGCGCTCAGGCCGCTGACCGTATTGTGCAGACTCTGGCCTCTATCGAGGTAAACTGA
- the mltB gene encoding lytic murein transglycosylase B: protein MAAEVAAQSSTISSETLAQQQDSFIVQQQKAGFSAAQTRAFLADAKLNQDVLNAISRPWEAKPWYQYYPLFLTEKRLQAGLDFWRAHEQTIKRAAWTYQVDPQIIVAIIGIETFYGQFMGNYPVLDALYTLGFYYPPRADFFRSELGQLQQLITEEHLPLSELKGSYAGAMGYGQFISSSYRHYAVDFNGDGQRDLINNIDDAIGSVANYFHQHGWQYHQPVALELKAQAPIDTTFLWDTKPLHFTAADILNPELSLKRSGDLDISQPAMLIELEQLSSTEYWLGLNNFYVITRYNRSPLYAMAVYQFSEQLKKAHDVH from the coding sequence ATGGCGGCTGAAGTTGCCGCACAATCCTCCACTATCAGCAGTGAAACACTTGCCCAGCAGCAAGATTCCTTTATCGTCCAACAACAAAAGGCTGGATTTAGTGCAGCGCAAACCCGGGCATTTTTAGCTGATGCTAAGCTCAATCAAGATGTGCTCAATGCCATTTCACGCCCTTGGGAAGCCAAACCTTGGTATCAATACTATCCACTGTTTCTGACTGAAAAACGGCTACAGGCCGGGTTAGATTTTTGGCGTGCCCATGAGCAGACTATCAAACGAGCAGCTTGGACTTATCAAGTCGACCCACAGATCATTGTCGCCATTATTGGTATCGAAACTTTTTATGGCCAGTTTATGGGCAACTATCCTGTTCTTGATGCCCTCTATACGCTAGGGTTTTATTATCCACCCCGAGCGGATTTCTTCCGCTCAGAGCTGGGGCAATTACAGCAGTTAATCACCGAAGAACATCTGCCATTAAGCGAACTAAAAGGATCCTATGCCGGGGCCATGGGTTACGGCCAATTTATCTCTTCTAGCTACCGTCATTATGCGGTGGACTTCAATGGTGATGGTCAGCGAGATCTCATTAATAATATTGATGACGCTATTGGTTCGGTCGCTAATTACTTTCACCAGCATGGTTGGCAATATCATCAACCGGTGGCGTTGGAGTTAAAAGCACAAGCGCCAATCGATACAACATTTTTATGGGATACCAAGCCGCTACACTTTACTGCGGCCGATATTCTTAACCCAGAACTGAGCCTAAAACGCAGTGGCGATCTGGATATCAGTCAGCCCGCAATGTTGATTGAACTTGAGCAGCTAAGCAGTACCGAGTACTGGCTCGGGCTGAATAATTTCTATGTCATTACCCGCTATAACCGCAGTCCATTGTATGCAATGGCGGTTTATCAATTCAGTGAGCAGTTGAAAAAGGCCCACGATGTCCACTAA
- the rlmH gene encoding 23S rRNA (pseudouridine(1915)-N(3))-methyltransferase RlmH: protein MKLQLIAVGTKMPDWVTRGFEEYQRRFPRDMALELTEIPAGKRGKNADIARILQKEGELMLAAIPKGNHIVTLDLPGKHWTTPQLATQLSKWQHDGRDVSLLIGGPEGLAPACKQAAAQSWCLSTLTLPHPMVRIVVAESLYRAWSINNNHPYHRE, encoded by the coding sequence ATGAAACTGCAACTCATCGCTGTCGGTACCAAAATGCCTGACTGGGTTACCCGGGGCTTTGAAGAGTACCAACGTCGTTTCCCCCGGGATATGGCACTGGAATTAACTGAAATTCCAGCCGGGAAACGGGGTAAAAATGCGGATATCGCCCGTATTTTGCAAAAAGAAGGTGAGTTGATGCTGGCCGCAATCCCCAAAGGCAACCATATTGTCACATTGGATTTGCCCGGCAAGCACTGGACTACGCCACAGCTGGCAACGCAGCTGAGTAAATGGCAGCATGACGGCCGGGATGTCAGTCTGCTAATCGGTGGTCCAGAGGGGCTAGCCCCAGCCTGTAAACAAGCCGCAGCGCAAAGCTGGTGCTTGTCGACACTGACCCTGCCCCACCCAATGGTACGCATTGTGGTAGCAGAGAGTCTGTACCGGGCTTGGAGCATTAACAACAACCACCCCTATCACAGAGAATAA
- the nadD gene encoding nicotinate (nicotinamide) nucleotide adenylyltransferase: MSTPQHSLPIARPRQLVGLLGGTFDPIHFGHIRPALAAAAVLGLEQIWLMPNAIPPHKNGAITATEHRMAMAKQVCHEFPLFKLCDLEVALAASGKPSYSVNTLTELNRRYPNLNFVFLMGMDSLITLPQWHQWQTLLTLCNFAVCRRPGWPLPECLPDTICQRITDHLSPDKHGQIVLLNVDEQAISSTDIRTMLRSGNFPENLMPKAVNHYIRSHGLYLG; the protein is encoded by the coding sequence ATGTCCACGCCGCAACACAGCCTACCCATTGCGCGTCCCCGTCAGCTTGTCGGGCTACTGGGCGGTACCTTTGATCCGATCCATTTCGGCCATATCCGCCCAGCACTCGCCGCTGCAGCAGTGTTGGGGCTGGAACAGATATGGCTGATGCCCAATGCTATCCCGCCCCATAAAAATGGAGCTATCACCGCCACCGAGCACAGGATGGCCATGGCAAAGCAAGTATGTCATGAGTTTCCCCTGTTTAAATTGTGTGACCTTGAAGTCGCCCTCGCGGCCAGTGGTAAGCCCAGTTACTCGGTGAATACTCTGACAGAGCTAAATCGGCGTTATCCAAATTTAAACTTTGTTTTTCTGATGGGGATGGACAGCTTAATCACTCTGCCCCAATGGCATCAGTGGCAAACCTTACTAACGCTGTGTAATTTTGCTGTCTGTCGCCGTCCGGGATGGCCATTGCCAGAGTGTCTTCCAGACACCATTTGCCAGCGCATTACTGACCATCTGTCCCCAGATAAACATGGACAAATTGTGCTACTTAATGTAGATGAGCAAGCGATTTCCTCCACAGATATCCGTACCATGCTGCGTAGCGGGAACTTCCCTGAGAATCTGATGCCAAAGGCTGTAAATCACTATATCCGCAGCCATGGGCTGTATCTGGGCTAG
- the rodA gene encoding rod shape-determining protein RodA, producing MNSHQSQQTLWQRLHIDLPLLLGLLMLFCFGLFVIYSASGGDLAMMDRQLIRMALSLVIMFAVAQINPEILRRWALPIYILGVVLLLAVHFFGEINKGAQRWLNLGFMEFQPSELMKLAFPITMAWYISKFPLPPKKRYLLGGIGILLVPTLLIASQPDLGTSILVAASGVFVLFLSGMSWAIVGAVVAAVLAFLPILWFFLMHDYQRTRVLTLLNPEKDPLGAGYHIIQSKIAIGSGGFWGKGWLQGTQSQLEFLPERHTDFIFAVIGEEFGMIGSMFLLAMYVYVIGRGLVIASRAQTSFARLLSGSITLTFFVYVFVNIGMVSGILPVVGVPLPLISYGGTSMLTLMIGFGILMSIHTHRRFVDR from the coding sequence ATGAATTCCCATCAAAGTCAACAAACCCTGTGGCAACGGCTGCATATTGATCTGCCGCTGCTATTGGGCCTGCTGATGCTATTCTGCTTCGGACTGTTTGTGATCTATTCCGCCAGTGGCGGTGACTTAGCCATGATGGATCGGCAATTAATCCGCATGGCACTGTCATTGGTGATCATGTTTGCCGTGGCGCAAATTAATCCGGAAATATTACGACGCTGGGCATTGCCCATTTATATCCTTGGGGTGGTGCTGCTATTAGCCGTGCATTTCTTTGGTGAAATTAACAAGGGCGCACAGCGTTGGCTGAATCTTGGTTTTATGGAGTTTCAGCCCTCAGAGCTAATGAAATTGGCTTTCCCTATCACCATGGCTTGGTATATCAGTAAATTTCCGCTGCCGCCAAAAAAGCGTTATCTGCTTGGCGGTATCGGGATCTTACTGGTGCCAACCCTACTGATTGCCAGTCAGCCAGACTTAGGAACCTCTATTTTAGTGGCCGCCTCTGGGGTGTTTGTGCTGTTTCTGTCAGGCATGAGTTGGGCCATTGTCGGCGCGGTTGTAGCGGCGGTATTAGCATTTTTGCCGATCCTGTGGTTCTTTTTGATGCATGACTATCAACGCACCCGGGTACTGACGCTACTGAATCCCGAAAAAGATCCCCTCGGCGCCGGTTACCATATTATCCAGTCCAAAATTGCTATTGGTTCCGGTGGTTTCTGGGGCAAAGGCTGGCTACAGGGCACGCAGTCTCAGTTGGAGTTTTTACCAGAGCGCCATACCGACTTTATCTTTGCCGTGATCGGCGAAGAGTTTGGCATGATTGGTAGCATGTTCCTGCTGGCCATGTATGTCTATGTTATCGGCCGGGGGCTGGTGATCGCTTCGAGAGCGCAAACTAGCTTCGCCCGATTGCTATCCGGCTCCATCACCCTGACATTCTTTGTATATGTCTTTGTAAATATTGGTATGGTATCCGGTATTCTGCCTGTGGTAGGGGTGCCACTACCGCTGATCAGCTATGGGGGTACGTCCATGCTGACCTTGATGATCGGCTTCGGTATTTTAATGAGCATTCACACTCACAGGCGCTTTGTCGACCGCTGA
- the leuS gene encoding leucine--tRNA ligase, with product MQEQYNPSAIEPQVQQHWAEKKTFEVTEDANKEKFYCLSMFPYPSGRLHMGHVRNYTIGDVVSRFQRLQGKNVMQPIGWDSFGLPAENAAINNKTAPAPWTYENIEYMKGQLKMLGFGYDWSREIATCTPEYYRWEQWFFTKLYEKGLVYKKTSSVNWCPNDQTVLANEQVIDGCCWRCDSQVEQKEIPQWFIKITDYAEELLNDLDTLDGWPEQVKTMQRNWIGRSEGIEMTFKVEDSEDTFAIYTTRPDTVMGVTYVAIAAAHPLAEKAAAGNAELQAFIDECKNANSTEAELATMEKKGVDTGLKAIHPLTGEAVPVFAANFVLMNYGTGAVMSVPAHDQRDYEFAKKYGLNLKAVIKPADGDVDISEAAYTEKGVLFNSAEFDGLDFQQAFDAIDAKLSAEGKGKRQVNYRLRDWGVSRQRYWGAPIPMVTLEDGTVMPTPADQLPVILPEDVVMDGVQSPIKADKEWAKTTVNGQPALRETDTFDTFMESSWYYARYCSPQADEMLDPSKANYWLPVDQYIGGIEHACMHLLYFRFFHKLLRDAGMVNSNEPAKQLLTQGMVLADAFYYTNEKGARVWVSPLDVNVEERDDKGRITKCTDSQGHELVYTGMSKMSKSKNNGIDPQVMVEKYGADTVRLFMMFAAPPELTLEWQESGVEGAHRFIKRLWKLAHDHIAAGPTVALDVAALNADQKNLRRELHKTIAKVSDDIGRRQMFNTAVAAVMELMNHLQKAATESEQDRALMGEALSAVVRLLYPITPHLSFSLWNELGNEGNIEDTRWPEVDEKALVEDSKLIVVQVNGKLRAKITVAADASKEEVEALGMSDEQVQKHTEGKTVRKVIYVPGKLLNIVAN from the coding sequence ATGCAAGAGCAATATAATCCTTCAGCAATCGAGCCCCAGGTGCAACAGCACTGGGCCGAGAAAAAAACCTTCGAAGTCACCGAAGACGCTAACAAAGAGAAGTTTTACTGCCTCTCTATGTTCCCTTATCCATCCGGCCGTCTGCATATGGGCCACGTGCGTAACTACACCATTGGTGACGTGGTATCCCGCTTCCAGCGTCTGCAGGGCAAAAATGTGATGCAGCCTATCGGCTGGGACTCTTTTGGTCTACCAGCAGAAAACGCAGCCATCAACAATAAAACTGCGCCAGCGCCATGGACTTATGAAAATATTGAGTACATGAAAGGCCAGCTGAAAATGCTGGGCTTTGGCTATGACTGGAGCCGTGAAATTGCCACCTGTACCCCAGAGTACTATCGCTGGGAACAGTGGTTCTTCACTAAGTTGTATGAAAAGGGCTTGGTCTACAAGAAAACCTCGTCTGTCAACTGGTGTCCAAACGATCAGACCGTACTGGCCAACGAACAGGTTATCGATGGCTGCTGCTGGCGCTGTGACTCCCAAGTAGAGCAGAAAGAAATTCCACAGTGGTTTATCAAAATCACTGATTATGCCGAAGAGCTGCTGAATGATCTGGATACGCTGGATGGCTGGCCTGAGCAGGTTAAAACCATGCAGCGTAACTGGATTGGTCGCAGCGAAGGCATCGAGATGACCTTCAAGGTTGAAGATTCAGAAGATACTTTTGCTATCTACACCACCCGCCCAGACACTGTCATGGGCGTCACTTACGTCGCGATTGCTGCAGCTCACCCTCTGGCAGAAAAAGCCGCTGCGGGCAATGCTGAGCTGCAAGCCTTTATCGACGAGTGTAAAAATGCCAACTCCACCGAAGCTGAACTGGCGACCATGGAGAAAAAAGGCGTGGATACTGGCCTGAAAGCCATCCACCCGCTGACTGGCGAAGCCGTACCTGTGTTTGCGGCCAACTTCGTGCTGATGAACTATGGCACAGGCGCTGTGATGTCTGTACCTGCGCACGATCAGCGTGATTATGAATTTGCCAAGAAATATGGCCTGAACCTGAAAGCCGTTATCAAGCCTGCTGATGGTGACGTTGATATTTCTGAAGCAGCTTACACCGAAAAAGGCGTACTGTTTAACTCTGCTGAGTTTGACGGTCTGGACTTCCAGCAAGCCTTTGATGCCATTGATGCCAAGCTATCCGCAGAAGGCAAAGGTAAGCGTCAGGTGAACTATCGTCTGCGTGACTGGGGGGTATCCCGTCAACGTTACTGGGGCGCGCCAATTCCTATGGTGACCCTGGAAGACGGCACTGTGATGCCAACACCAGCAGATCAACTGCCAGTTATTCTGCCAGAAGATGTGGTGATGGATGGTGTTCAAAGCCCAATCAAAGCCGACAAAGAGTGGGCCAAGACCACAGTCAATGGTCAGCCAGCGCTACGTGAAACTGACACCTTCGACACCTTTATGGAGTCGTCTTGGTATTATGCCCGTTACTGTAGCCCTCAGGCTGATGAAATGCTGGACCCAAGCAAGGCCAACTACTGGCTGCCAGTTGACCAGTATATCGGTGGTATCGAACACGCCTGTATGCACTTGCTGTACTTCCGCTTCTTCCACAAGCTGCTGCGTGATGCCGGCATGGTGAACTCTAATGAGCCAGCCAAGCAACTGCTGACTCAGGGTATGGTACTGGCAGATGCCTTCTACTACACCAACGAGAAAGGCGCCCGTGTGTGGGTTTCGCCACTGGATGTCAACGTTGAAGAGCGTGACGACAAAGGCCGCATTACCAAGTGTACTGACAGCCAAGGCCATGAGCTGGTTTATACCGGCATGAGCAAGATGTCCAAGTCCAAGAACAACGGCATTGACCCTCAGGTAATGGTAGAAAAATACGGTGCTGATACCGTACGTCTGTTTATGATGTTCGCAGCACCACCAGAGCTGACGCTGGAATGGCAAGAGTCTGGCGTAGAAGGCGCGCACCGCTTTATTAAGCGTTTGTGGAAACTGGCTCATGACCATATCGCCGCAGGCCCAACTGTTGCGTTGGATGTTGCTGCGCTGAACGCAGATCAAAAGAATCTGCGTCGTGAACTGCACAAGACCATCGCGAAAGTGTCCGATGATATCGGCCGTCGTCAGATGTTCAACACTGCCGTCGCTGCTGTGATGGAACTGATGAACCACCTGCAAAAAGCAGCAACCGAGTCTGAGCAAGACAGAGCCCTGATGGGCGAAGCTTTATCTGCTGTGGTGCGTCTGTTGTACCCAATCACCCCACACCTGAGTTTCAGCCTGTGGAATGAGCTGGGCAACGAAGGCAACATCGAAGACACTCGCTGGCCAGAAGTTGACGAAAAAGCCCTGGTGGAAGACTCTAAGCTGATCGTGGTGCAGGTTAACGGTAAGCTGCGTGCCAAAATCACCGTTGCTGCCGATGCCAGCAAAGAAGAGGTTGAAGCACTGGGCATGAGCGATGAGCAAGTACAGAAGCACACCGAAGGCAAAACTGTCCGTAAGGTCATTTATGTGCCAGGTAAGCTGTTGAACATTGTGGCTAACTGA
- the holA gene encoding DNA polymerase III subunit delta, with protein sequence MRVYPDQLHRQLGRLHPVYLIFGDDPWLSDACKSQIITAARQQGFDERITLNSQDTGFAWQQLEQEFQAMSLFAARRIIELQLPNAKPGPEGSAMLQSLLAQANPDTILLLIGPKLTAEQTKAKWFKVLDEQGIYLPCATPEGMQFQRWLDGRIQHFALQLNRDAKIMLANLYEGNLLAADQALKLLQLLAPNQAVTVQDLSHYFEDQSRFSVFQLSDALLQNQQAKALHMLAQLNAEGTALPIVLWAMFKELTVLLQLKAAQSRGDNLNSLWGKLRIWDKRKPLYQGCLSRLSLEQLESMLSLASRLEIKLKQQGVEDWVGLSHLCILFDPSAHSRLAHITLAP encoded by the coding sequence ATGCGGGTATACCCAGATCAACTGCACCGTCAACTCGGTCGGCTGCACCCTGTCTATTTGATTTTTGGTGATGACCCTTGGCTCAGTGACGCTTGTAAAAGCCAGATTATTACCGCGGCCCGCCAGCAAGGTTTTGATGAACGTATCACGCTCAACAGCCAAGATACCGGTTTTGCTTGGCAGCAATTAGAGCAGGAATTTCAGGCCATGAGCCTGTTTGCTGCCCGGCGAATTATCGAGCTGCAACTGCCAAATGCTAAGCCAGGCCCGGAAGGCTCCGCCATGTTGCAATCACTGCTGGCTCAAGCTAATCCCGATACCATACTGCTATTGATAGGGCCAAAACTCACTGCAGAACAGACCAAAGCCAAATGGTTTAAAGTGCTGGATGAGCAAGGCATTTATCTGCCTTGTGCTACCCCCGAAGGCATGCAGTTTCAGCGCTGGCTCGATGGCCGCATCCAACATTTTGCCCTGCAATTGAACCGGGATGCCAAAATCATGTTGGCCAATCTGTATGAAGGCAATTTATTGGCGGCGGATCAGGCCTTGAAATTACTGCAACTACTGGCACCTAATCAGGCCGTTACTGTGCAGGATCTCAGCCATTATTTTGAAGATCAGTCCCGTTTCAGCGTGTTTCAGCTCAGTGATGCCCTATTGCAGAATCAACAGGCTAAAGCACTACATATGCTGGCACAGCTCAATGCCGAAGGGACGGCATTACCGATTGTACTGTGGGCTATGTTTAAGGAATTGACCGTGCTGTTGCAATTAAAAGCAGCTCAGAGTCGTGGCGACAACCTCAACAGCCTATGGGGAAAACTGCGGATTTGGGATAAACGCAAACCCTTATATCAGGGCTGCCTGTCTCGCCTCAGTCTTGAACAACTTGAAAGCATGCTGTCACTGGCCTCCCGCTTGGAGATAAAACTCAAGCAACAGGGTGTAGAGGATTGGGTCGGGCTCAGCCACCTGTGTATCTTGTTTGATCCCAGTGCCCATAGCCGACTGGCCCATATTACATTGGCGCCATAA